GGCTCGATGCTCGTCAACGTCTCCCGTGGCGACCTCGTCGACCCCGAAGCCCTCCTCGACGCCCTCGACGACGGCCGGCTCGCGGGCGCCGCCCTCGACGTCTTCCCCGTCGAACCGCCCGCCGCCGCCGACCGGCTGCGCAGCCACCCGCGCCTGCGCCTGTCGCCGCACAGCGCGTTCCTCAGCGACGCCTCACTGCGCGCGTACGCCACCGAACCGGCCCGCAACGTCATCGCCTGGTGGACCACGGGCCGCCCGCACACCCCCGTGGTCGTCCCCGCCGACGCCACCTCCGGACAAGGAGCATCGTGACCGACATCCTCACCGCACCCGCCCTGACGCCCGCCGACGCGGCGGCGGAGGAGGCCCGGCTGCGCCGCGAACTCGCCGCCGTCTACCGCCTGGTCGCCCACTTCCGGATGACCGACCTGATCTTCACGCACATCTCGCAGCGGCTCCCCGGCCCCGAGCACCACTTCCTCATCAACCCCTACGGGCTGCTCTTCGAGGAGATCACCGCCTCCAACCTCGTCAAGATCGACCTCGACGGCAACCCCGTCGAACCCACCCCGCACCCCGTCAACCCGGCCGGCTTCGTGATCCACAGCGCGATCCACCGGGCCAGGCCCGACGCCCACTGCGTGCTGCACACGCACACCAAGGCGGGGTGCGCCGTCGCCGCGCAGCAGGGCGGGCTCCTCCCGGTCAACCAGATGTCGATGGAGTTCCACCGGCGCGTCGGCTACCACGACTACGAAGGCGTCGCCCTCAACCTCGACGAGCAGCGGCGCCTGGTCGCCGACATCGGCTCCCACCCGGCGCTCATCCTGCGCAACCACGGCCTGCTGACCGTCGGCGAGAGCGCGAAGCAGGCGTTTCTGCGCATGTACTACCTGGAGAAGGCGTGCGAGATCCAGGTCACCGCCCAGGCGGGCGGCACTCCTCTGGTCCTCCCCCCGGAGGACGTCTGCGAGTACTCCGCCCAACAGCTCACCGGCGAGGGCGAGTCGTCGTCCGACTTCGTCGACGACCAGGCCTACGACCTGGCGTGGGGCGCGTTGCTGCGGCTGGTCGAGCGGATCGCCCCCGACTACAAGGACTGACCGGGGACGCCGGGGGCGGCGGGGACACCGCGCGCCGGGGCGTCTTCACAGTCCCGCGAGGTACAGCGCCGTGAGCGCGTCGTCGATGGGATGGGGCTGCGGTGTGCCGGACGAGTCGAGCCTGTTCCACCGCTGCGTATTCACCGCGACGGCCAGCCGCCGCAGGCCGTCCGCGCGGATCATGGCCAGCGTCCCGCCGCCCCAGACGGTCCCGCCGTGGCCCCAGAAGGTGCCCTGACCGGGCACCTCCATCGGCTGGAGCCCGAGCCCGTAGTCGATGAGCCTTCCCTCCTGGGAGACGACCTTGACGGTCTGCCGCATCTGCGCCAGCGACTGTGGACGGACGATCTCCCCGGCGAACAGCAGGCCGAGGAAGCGGTTGAGGTCCGCGACGGTCGACGTCAGCGCCGCCGCCGCGCCCACCCACGACATGTCGTAGACGCTGTAGTCGCGCGGCGGGTCGATCATGCCGAACCACGCCTCGTAGAGCAGGGAGTGCGGCCCGTCGAGGTGCGCTCCCGCCGGGAACCGGGTGTCCCGCAGCCCGGCGCGCTGGATGACGTTCCGGGTGACGCACTGCTCGGCCGTGGTACCGGTCACCAGCTCCAGAAGCCGCGCCAGGAGCAGGTAGTTGGTGTTGGAGTACACCCCGGGCGCGCCACCGGGAGCCCCGACGGCGGGCGCGGCGACCCCCATCCCGATCAGTCCGACGGGGTCGAAACGCGTGAACCGGTTGTCGTCCAGGCTCTGGGGGCCGGTCTCCCCGAGCGCCGGGAACCCCTTGAGCGAGGGGTAGGCGTAGGGGAGGTACTCGGCGAGGCCGCTGGTGTGGTTGAGCAGCATCCGTACCGTGACGGCGGCGCCGCGCTCCCCGGGAACCAGCTTCGGAAGGTACCGCCCGATCGGGCGGTCGAGGCCGATCGCGCCGCTCTCGGCCAGCTGCATGACGGCGGCGGCGGTGAAGGTCTTGGTGACGCTGCCGACGCGGTGCCGCATGTCGGCGGTGACGGGACGACCGGTGACGACATCGGCGACTCCCGCCGCGCCCCGCCAGACCTCGTCATGGTCGCGGACCTCGGCGAACAGGCCGGGTATCCCCGCGTGGTGGACGTCCGCGAGGGCCGCGTCCAGGGCCGTGCGATCCAGTGGCTTCCTCATGTCGTGCCGTCCTCTCGTGTTCCCTCACACGCTGGTGCACTCATTATGCACGCGGTGCGTGCAACGCCAAGTGCATAGGTTAGGGTGAGCGGTGGAGAGAGGAGTGCCATGGCAGGCCGAAAGCGATGGTCGACCGACGAGATCCTGGACGCGGCGGCGGAACTGCTGCGCACGGGCGACGCGGACACGTTCAGCGTGCGCAAGCTGGCCGCGACGCTCGGAACGGACTCCTCCAGCCTCTACCGGCACTTCCGCAACAAGACCGAACTGCTGCGCGCCGTCGCAGACCGGATCCTGTTGGCCGCGATGGACGGCCACCGCCCCGAGGGCGACTGGAAGCAGCGCCTCATGTCCCTGGCCCTGCGGCTGCGCGAGGCGTTCGGACAGCAGCCCCAACTCGCCACGGTCTGGGGCCGCTACGCGTCCAGCGGCACCGGCTCACGGCTCGTCATGGAGGAGGTGCTCCAGGCCCTGCGCGCCTCGGGCCTGTCCGACGAGCGGATCCCGGCGCGCTACCACCGCGTCGCCGTCCTCATCGCCGCGTTGATCGCCGCCGAGGCAGGCGCGGGCACGGTGACCCCCGCGGAACACGAACAGGGCACGGAACTGTTCCGGGTGGCGGTCCTCGGCGCCGACCCCGAGCGCTTCCCGGCCCTCGCCCACTTCGCCCGCGAGGTCCGCCCCCTCGGAGAGGACCGCCGCGCCGCCTTCGAGGACATCCTCGGCGCCCAACTCACCGCGATCGAGGCGGAGATCGAGGCCGGGACCGAGGCCGGCTCCCATGCCGGGGGCGGCGCGAGCTAGCGCTCTGACCGGGAACGTTCGCCCCGGTTCGACCTTCTTCCCGGCCGCTCAGCGCAGCCCGGACGAGCCTTCGGGGTGTTTGCCCTCGCGAGCGACCCCGTGTACGCGCGGGGCGAACGGGTAGCCGCTCCCCATGCCACCCACCACGCCCGCGTCAAGCGCCAGGATCCTGTCATCCGCGTCGAACGCGGCCCGTGCGGTGCAGTGCTGCTCGCGAGCCAGGAGCGACGCCGCTCGACGCTGATCCGGCGCGGCGCGTCGTTGACGGCGGATACCGGGCCCGGTGCGGCACGGCCCGCAGCGCTCCGCCGTCTCGAAAACGCACACAGCTTCAGAGAGGGAAGTGCATGCTCGACGTTCTGGGAATGGACGCCACAGCAGAGGTGGTCTACCGCGAGATGCTGGCACACCCGGATGACGGTGTGGCCGATCTGACGCGCCGTCTCCAACTGGACAGGCAGGCGGTAAGGACAGCACTCGACACCCTCGGCGAGCTGGCTCTGGTGTGGCATTCCCCCGAGGATCCCCAGAGCTTCCATGTGGTCGACCCGCATCTGGCCGCCGAGATGCTGCTGGCCAGGCAGCGCGCCGAACTCGCCGCACAGCAGCAGCGTCTCCAGGAGGCCCAGGCCGCCGCCGTACAGCTCAAAGCGGAGTTCACCCAGGAGAGCGGCAGAGACGAGATGCACCGCCTGACCGGGGTGGACTGCGTCCGCGACTACCTCGCGGCGCTCTACGACAAGGTGGAGAGCGAGCTGCTGACCTTCGCTCCGGGCGGAGCCCAGACAGAGGCCAATCTGCGCAGTTCACGACCTCTCGCGGAGAACCTGCTGGAGCGCGGCGTGCAGATGCGCACCGTGTACGTCGACAGCGTCCGCAACGACTCCGCGACGGTGACGCACGCGGAGTGGCTGACCGCGCGCGGCGGCCGCATACGGACCGTCCCCTCGTTACCGAACCGCATGATCCTCTGCGACAGGAAGATCGCCATCGTCGCCGTGGACTCCGATGACACCTCCGCCGGCGCGGTGGTCCTGCACACGCCAGGAGTGGTCTCGTCGCTGTGCGCCCTGTTCGAGAGCGTCTGGCAGTCCGCCCAGCCGATCGGCGCGACCGCTCAACCCTGCGACGAGCAGCAACTGAGCCTGCAACAGATGGAAGTCCTACGGCTGTTGTCGCTGGGGCACACCGACGACTACGTCGCGGCACGGTTGGGTGTGTCCGCTCGAACGGCACGCCGCATCGCCACGAAACTCATGGAGTACCTCGGCGCGCGAAGCCGCTTCCAGACGGGCGTGCACGCTGCCGCGAGGGGCCTCATACGGCCCTGAAGGTCCGTACAGCCACCGGTCGACAACCAGCCGAAGGGGGATTGGCTATTCGAACAGGATGATTCGGTCATGTACCTCGTCCATCTCACTATCGCCATCCGAGGCGGCACGTCACTGCCCGCCGATATCAAGCAGGTGCTCGAAACCAACGCACCGGACGTCCTCGAACACGTCAGCGTGCATTCCCGGGCGCGGCCTCACCTGGCCATCAGTCTTTTCCTCCGTGCGGCCTCCCTGGACGAGGCTGAGAAAACCGCGGAGCAGATCTGGGAACGCGCTGTCACGGCGTGTCCTCGGCTGGCGGAGTGGACTCTGTTGAGCGCTGAAGTCCCGCTCCTGCCCTATGACTTGGAATGAGATTGTTCCCCTCTCTTTCCGCAGGTCATCTGACGGTCGAGAGCCGGGAGCGAAGTCCTCATGCTGGTCGGGTGTGACGGTCCGGAGAAACCTTCGGTCCCCCGGGGAGACTCCAGCAGGACGCCGCCCGCCGAATTCGCCGTCGAGTCGGCCGATCGCGGGCTCGGGCATTCCCCGCCGCACGGGGGCCCACCCTTGAAGACGCGGAATCGACGCGCCGTCCGATCCCCGCGGGCCCGGTCCGAAACCGGCGGGAACCCGGCTCGCGGGGCAGCCGGCCGCCGACGTCAAACAGGACTCGGCGCCGCGGGCGCCACCCGGTCGAGCGTGTGATCACCCTCCGCGCCACCGCCTTCCGCCGCCTGCCTCATCCGCGTCATCATGGGGACAGGACCGTGGGCGGTTCATCATGGAGAATGGCGCGATCGTCGCGACCCCATGACCGGATATCGAATCCGACCGCGGTCCTGAACAGGTCAGGTCCGATTTAGGTCAGCCGTTTCCTCTTCCCTCGACGCGCGCCGGCTCGCAGACTCGTTGTACCGGACAGCGAACCAGCGAGAGAGGCGAACCATGAATGAGCGAATACCTACCTCGGACAACTCGCCGACCGAGAGGCGGACTGTTTTCATCTCGCCCGAGGACGACGGCGGATGGCAGTGATCGCCCGATGACCTCGAAGAGTGACATCCAGGGAAACACGATGTCGGCGCTCGCCGAGGAGTTCGGCACCCCGCTGTTCCTCTACGACGCGGATATCCTCGCCGACACGTACCACGGCCTGCGCGACCTGCTTCCCGACACCGCCGATATCTTCTACTCGCTCAAGGCCAACCCGAACGTCAGCGTCTGCGCGCTGCTGAACTCCTTCGGCGCCGGCGCCGAAGTCTCCTCCTACGTCGAACTGGTCACCGCCCTGCGAGCGGGCGTCGCCTCCGAGGACATCATCTTCCTCGGGCCCGGCAAGGACGAACGAGAGCTCACCGCGTGCGTCGAGGCCGGCATCCACGCCATCGTCTGCGAGTCACTGGACGAACTCGACCAGCTCGACGCGCTGTTGGCGACGGCCGGCCGGGACGGGTTCCCGGTGCTGCTCAGGGTCAACCCCGCCTTCGGCAGCAAGGGATCAGGGCTGGCCATGGGCGGCAAGCCCCGACAGTTCGGCATCGACGAAGCCGAACTGCGCGACGCCAAGCACCGCGTCGCGGCCCTGCGCAACATCCGCGTCCAGGGCGTGCACGCCTACATGGGGACACGGTTCCTCCACCACGAGGACGTCGTCCACAACACCCGCCAGATCCTCGCCACCGCGGAAGACCTCGCCGGACACCTCGGCTTCCCCCTGGAGACCGTGGACTTCGGCGGCGGCCTCGGCGTCGCCTACTTCGACAACGAAGAGGACCTCGACCTCGACGCGCTGGGCACCGGACTCGCGGAAGTCCTCGCCCCGTTCTCCGCACGCAACCCCCACTGCCGGATGATCATGGAGCTGGGCCGGTTCCTCACCGCCACCGCCGGCACGTACATCGTCCGGGCCCGCTACGTGAAGAACTCCATGGGGGAGAGCTTCGTGGTCGCCGACGGCGGCACGAACCACCACATGGCGGCCGTCGGCGTCGGCAGCTTCGTCAAGCGCAACTTCCCGATCCGCCACCTGGAGAATCGCGCCGCGGGCGAGACGCGCCGCTACAGCGTGACCGGACCTCTGTGCACACCCAACGACGTCCTCGCCAAGAAGGTCCGACTGCCGGAAGTGCGGCCGGGGGACCTGCTGGCGGTGGAACGGTCCGGGGCCTACGGGCCGACCGCCTCACCCGGTCTCTTCCTCAGCCACGGCTTCCCCGCCGAGGTGCTGGTGCACGACGGGCGGGCCCATCTGATCCGGGAACGCGACACTACGGAAGACCTGCTGGCCAAGCAGCACCTCGTCGACTTCCGCACACCGTCCACGTGAACGCCCCAGCGAGCCGGATCGCCCGGATCGGCCTTGACGTCCTCGAACGATCGGAACTCCGCCGTCTGATCGAGCGGCCCTGGTTCTTGCGCTTCGGCTTCGCCCCGGAGGAACTCGCCCACGCCGACACCCTCGGTCCGCAGCGACGCCTGGAGTTCCTGGCGGGACGGTTCGCCGCCAAGGAGGCCCTCCTCAAAGCCCTCGGCATCGGCTTCCTCCAGGGAGTGACGCCCCGGGAGATATGCGTGGAGCACACCGCGCACGGCGCCCCCGTCGTCCATCTCCGAGGCCGAGCCGCCCAGTTGACCCCGACCTCCCTCTCGGTCTCCATCACCCACAAAGAGAACGTCGTGGCCGCCGTCGCCCTCAGCCTCCCGCCGGCCGACGGCACGGGAGCCGGGAACGGACCACCACGATCCACGGAATCGAAGGAGCCTGACGCCGTGCCGCCGCCGAAAACCACCACCAC
The sequence above is a segment of the Streptomyces griseoviridis genome. Coding sequences within it:
- a CDS encoding holo-ACP synthase, producing the protein MNAPASRIARIGLDVLERSELRRLIERPWFLRFGFAPEELAHADTLGPQRRLEFLAGRFAAKEALLKALGIGFLQGVTPREICVEHTAHGAPVVHLRGRAAQLTPTSLSVSITHKENVVAAVALSLPPADGTGAGNGPPRSTESKEPDAVPPPKTTTTTAAVQHSTPGEQAPETTAFLRVRIGQEEAHYGGDLVDGARILRLFGDLVTEITIRTDGDEGLLSQYSDLRFTAPVRPGDYIEARGRLVRRTRLRRVVELEAHKVLNARPGAGESAATVLQEPQLVCAATATTVVPHRRKDTATANTPTAEEI
- a CDS encoding type III PLP-dependent enzyme: MTSKSDIQGNTMSALAEEFGTPLFLYDADILADTYHGLRDLLPDTADIFYSLKANPNVSVCALLNSFGAGAEVSSYVELVTALRAGVASEDIIFLGPGKDERELTACVEAGIHAIVCESLDELDQLDALLATAGRDGFPVLLRVNPAFGSKGSGLAMGGKPRQFGIDEAELRDAKHRVAALRNIRVQGVHAYMGTRFLHHEDVVHNTRQILATAEDLAGHLGFPLETVDFGGGLGVAYFDNEEDLDLDALGTGLAEVLAPFSARNPHCRMIMELGRFLTATAGTYIVRARYVKNSMGESFVVADGGTNHHMAAVGVGSFVKRNFPIRHLENRAAGETRRYSVTGPLCTPNDVLAKKVRLPEVRPGDLLAVERSGAYGPTASPGLFLSHGFPAEVLVHDGRAHLIRERDTTEDLLAKQHLVDFRTPST
- a CDS encoding serine hydrolase domain-containing protein; this encodes MRKPLDRTALDAALADVHHAGIPGLFAEVRDHDEVWRGAAGVADVVTGRPVTADMRHRVGSVTKTFTAAAVMQLAESGAIGLDRPIGRYLPKLVPGERGAAVTVRMLLNHTSGLAEYLPYAYPSLKGFPALGETGPQSLDDNRFTRFDPVGLIGMGVAAPAVGAPGGAPGVYSNTNYLLLARLLELVTGTTAEQCVTRNVIQRAGLRDTRFPAGAHLDGPHSLLYEAWFGMIDPPRDYSVYDMSWVGAAAALTSTVADLNRFLGLLFAGEIVRPQSLAQMRQTVKVVSQEGRLIDYGLGLQPMEVPGQGTFWGHGGTVWGGGTLAMIRADGLRRLAVAVNTQRWNRLDSSGTPQPHPIDDALTALYLAGL
- a CDS encoding helix-turn-helix domain-containing protein → MLDVLGMDATAEVVYREMLAHPDDGVADLTRRLQLDRQAVRTALDTLGELALVWHSPEDPQSFHVVDPHLAAEMLLARQRAELAAQQQRLQEAQAAAVQLKAEFTQESGRDEMHRLTGVDCVRDYLAALYDKVESELLTFAPGGAQTEANLRSSRPLAENLLERGVQMRTVYVDSVRNDSATVTHAEWLTARGGRIRTVPSLPNRMILCDRKIAIVAVDSDDTSAGAVVLHTPGVVSSLCALFESVWQSAQPIGATAQPCDEQQLSLQQMEVLRLLSLGHTDDYVAARLGVSARTARRIATKLMEYLGARSRFQTGVHAAARGLIRP
- a CDS encoding TetR/AcrR family transcriptional regulator, coding for MAGRKRWSTDEILDAAAELLRTGDADTFSVRKLAATLGTDSSSLYRHFRNKTELLRAVADRILLAAMDGHRPEGDWKQRLMSLALRLREAFGQQPQLATVWGRYASSGTGSRLVMEEVLQALRASGLSDERIPARYHRVAVLIAALIAAEAGAGTVTPAEHEQGTELFRVAVLGADPERFPALAHFAREVRPLGEDRRAAFEDILGAQLTAIEAEIEAGTEAGSHAGGGAS
- a CDS encoding class II aldolase/adducin family protein, with amino-acid sequence MTDILTAPALTPADAAAEEARLRRELAAVYRLVAHFRMTDLIFTHISQRLPGPEHHFLINPYGLLFEEITASNLVKIDLDGNPVEPTPHPVNPAGFVIHSAIHRARPDAHCVLHTHTKAGCAVAAQQGGLLPVNQMSMEFHRRVGYHDYEGVALNLDEQRRLVADIGSHPALILRNHGLLTVGESAKQAFLRMYYLEKACEIQVTAQAGGTPLVLPPEDVCEYSAQQLTGEGESSSDFVDDQAYDLAWGALLRLVERIAPDYKD